One Thermicanus aegyptius DSM 12793 DNA segment encodes these proteins:
- a CDS encoding ABC transporter ATP-binding protein, which produces MKRLMEVKGLKKYFPIRSGIFGKKEGYVKAVDDVSFAVNEGETLGIVGESGCGKSTTGRTIIRLLEPTSGEVIFQGENLFDLKGENLRKMRRNLQIVFQDPYASLNPRMTVGAILEEPLIIHGIASKAERKERVKGLLEIVGLTPYHYNRFPHEFSGGQRQRIGIARALITNPKLIVADEPVSALDVSIQSQILNLMKDLQDQFKLTYLFISHDLSVVRYISERVAVMYLGRMVEIAPRKELYNQPLHPYTQALMSAVPNNNPKRIKERIILSGEVPNPANPPTGCAFHTRCRFAMDRCKSDRPVLKETASEHWVACHLYE; this is translated from the coding sequence ATGAAGAGATTGATGGAAGTTAAGGGGCTAAAGAAATATTTTCCCATCCGTTCAGGAATATTTGGGAAAAAAGAAGGCTATGTAAAAGCCGTAGATGATGTCTCATTTGCTGTGAATGAAGGAGAAACCCTTGGCATTGTTGGGGAATCTGGCTGCGGGAAATCAACAACAGGTCGAACGATCATCCGTTTATTGGAACCTACATCTGGGGAAGTCATTTTTCAGGGAGAAAATCTTTTCGATTTAAAAGGGGAAAACCTTCGTAAAATGCGGCGTAACTTACAAATTGTCTTTCAAGATCCGTATGCTTCCCTTAACCCGCGCATGACGGTAGGAGCGATTTTGGAAGAACCTCTAATTATTCATGGAATTGCCTCAAAAGCGGAACGGAAGGAGAGAGTGAAAGGATTATTGGAGATTGTAGGATTAACTCCCTACCATTATAACCGATTTCCACATGAATTCTCAGGTGGGCAGCGACAACGGATTGGCATTGCCAGGGCATTAATTACAAATCCAAAATTAATTGTGGCGGATGAGCCGGTCTCTGCCTTGGATGTATCCATACAATCTCAAATTCTTAACCTCATGAAAGATCTCCAAGATCAATTTAAGCTCACCTACCTTTTTATTTCTCATGATCTATCCGTTGTCCGCTACATTAGTGAGCGGGTAGCCGTCATGTATTTAGGTAGAATGGTAGAAATTGCTCCGAGAAAAGAATTATATAACCAACCTCTTCATCCCTATACCCAAGCCCTTATGTCGGCTGTCCCTAATAACAATCCTAAGAGAATTAAGGAGCGAATCATTCTTTCGGGGGAAGTTCCTAACCCAGCCAATCCACCTACCGGCTGTGCTTTTCATACCCGATGCCGTTTCGCAATGGATCGATGCAAATCGGATCGACCCGTATTAAAGGAAACGGCTTCTGAACATTGGGTCGCCTGTCATTTATATGAATAA
- a CDS encoding DUF4855 domain-containing protein, which produces MDRVKIGILFVIVILLLSYILLIPLSTPVVIPTSAGDPRENGYYRKLLEWSDESVIPPKDRQLFLPRVIDSPLLKMMRKKVDHGPGINLSLKKPYTVTIEWEDSYFHKLENDYPDSGMELTDGIYGTLDWKNGSNPWVGFLRQGGRWITIDLGEVRTIHSLSLDFLQRLEAGITVPEYVRYEVSLDGENWFEVGKVDTTVGSWEARPDSDPFLLKDLRVNARYVRAYFPTSVLHFIDEFAVYGETKMDPKGKVSMVKRKPEPMARGYLRPYRTPERVHNLLLHYVRQEDFREVNFQPLVTYINQKGEISDWMFDAILFVPLSLHTTQKAWRDWLDGIFYSNRQLEKLNEAAANGSAALEGKKFDAKDHKIKVIFSIPYPRLTAEDWGGDEESPISFDPFEIGQKESYLNRLKAVKWFIEQALARWNNARFDHLELAGFYWDGETLNLAAQYEKNLIRDTADFLHARQEKFYWIPYYGAYGAEQWRELGFDMVMVQPNFSFTRVDVSRLEKTAEWAYRYGTGIEIEAHWFTTALDKKVATYYKNRYYDYFTAGHLQKYEYSTLNGWYLNVSTLEDAYASPDPFYREIYNNTYLYLKEMWSETEYRSHE; this is translated from the coding sequence GTGGATCGGGTAAAGATAGGCATCCTGTTCGTGATCGTTATACTTCTTCTATCTTACATCCTCCTTATCCCTTTATCCACCCCGGTTGTTATCCCCACATCCGCGGGCGATCCGCGGGAAAATGGATATTACAGGAAATTATTGGAGTGGAGTGATGAAAGCGTCATTCCTCCAAAGGATCGGCAATTATTTCTTCCCCGGGTGATCGATTCGCCGCTCTTAAAGATGATGCGCAAGAAGGTCGATCATGGGCCGGGCATCAATCTATCCTTGAAGAAACCATACACGGTAACCATCGAATGGGAGGATTCCTATTTTCACAAATTGGAGAATGATTATCCCGATTCCGGCATGGAATTAACGGATGGGATATACGGAACCTTAGATTGGAAAAATGGAAGTAACCCTTGGGTTGGGTTTCTTCGTCAAGGAGGGCGTTGGATCACGATCGATCTGGGGGAGGTACGGACGATTCATAGTCTCTCTCTCGATTTTCTCCAGAGGTTGGAGGCGGGCATTACGGTGCCTGAGTATGTTCGCTATGAGGTCTCCCTCGACGGGGAGAACTGGTTTGAGGTGGGCAAGGTGGATACCACGGTGGGATCCTGGGAGGCAAGACCCGATTCCGATCCTTTTCTTCTGAAAGATCTTCGTGTGAATGCCCGTTATGTACGAGCCTATTTTCCCACGTCGGTACTGCACTTTATTGACGAATTTGCGGTCTACGGGGAAACGAAAATGGATCCAAAGGGAAAGGTGAGCATGGTAAAACGGAAGCCTGAACCGATGGCCCGTGGTTATTTAAGACCCTATCGGACGCCGGAAAGAGTTCACAATCTTCTGCTCCATTATGTGCGCCAAGAAGACTTTCGTGAAGTGAACTTCCAGCCTCTCGTCACCTATATCAACCAGAAGGGGGAGATTTCGGATTGGATGTTTGATGCCATCCTCTTTGTTCCCCTTTCCTTGCATACGACGCAAAAAGCATGGAGGGATTGGTTAGATGGAATTTTTTATTCGAATCGGCAATTGGAGAAGTTAAATGAGGCGGCGGCGAACGGAAGTGCCGCGTTGGAGGGGAAAAAGTTTGATGCCAAAGATCATAAAATAAAGGTGATTTTCTCGATCCCTTATCCCAGGCTTACTGCTGAAGATTGGGGAGGGGATGAAGAGAGCCCTATCAGCTTTGATCCTTTTGAAATCGGACAAAAGGAATCTTACCTGAATCGGCTGAAAGCGGTGAAATGGTTTATAGAGCAGGCTTTGGCCCGGTGGAATAACGCCCGCTTCGATCACTTGGAGTTGGCGGGCTTTTATTGGGATGGAGAGACATTAAACTTAGCGGCCCAGTATGAGAAAAATCTTATTCGGGATACCGCTGATTTTCTCCACGCGAGACAGGAGAAATTTTATTGGATCCCCTATTATGGAGCGTATGGCGCCGAACAGTGGCGGGAGTTGGGGTTCGATATGGTGATGGTTCAGCCGAATTTTTCCTTCACCCGTGTGGATGTCTCGCGATTGGAAAAGACGGCCGAGTGGGCATACCGTTACGGTACCGGGATTGAGATTGAGGCCCATTGGTTTACCACCGCATTGGATAAAAAGGTGGCCACCTATTATAAAAACCGGTACTACGACTATTTCACGGCAGGTCACCTGCAAAAGTATGAATATTCCACCCTCAATGGATGGTACTTGAATGTTTCCACATTGGAGGATGCTTATGCCAGTCCCGATCCTTTTTACCGGGAGATCTATAATAATACCTATCTCTATCTAAAAGAGATGTGGTCGGAGACGGAGTATCGATCCCATGAGTAA
- a CDS encoding retropepsin-like aspartic protease yields the protein MNLELTDGLLFSSVVITYRGKSVTIRNVVIDTGAAESIISIDAVDDLFHSYEPDDQIRFMRGIGGREAAIRRKVDHVRMDTFVIKDFRMDFGPIGEYDGINGLIGLDVLIPGKFIVDLSRMQLYTADSQVDDK from the coding sequence ATGAATCTTGAGTTGACTGATGGTTTGTTATTTTCTTCTGTAGTCATAACTTATCGCGGAAAATCGGTGACAATTCGGAATGTGGTGATTGATACAGGTGCGGCTGAGTCCATCATTTCAATCGATGCGGTAGATGATCTGTTCCACTCTTATGAACCCGATGATCAAATCCGTTTTATGAGAGGAATTGGAGGCAGAGAAGCGGCGATCCGAAGAAAAGTCGATCACGTTCGGATGGATACCTTTGTGATCAAAGACTTTCGTATGGATTTTGGACCAATCGGAGAATATGACGGGATTAACGGTCTTATTGGTTTGGACGTGTTGATTCCTGGAAAATTTATCGTTGATTTATCTCGAATGCAACTGTATACTGCGGACTCGCAAGTCGATGATAAATAA
- a CDS encoding ABC transporter substrate-binding protein: MKKRPALFLVLALFLVSMPLLAACSTGSTEKSSGGANETNEITVWAWDPNFNIKAMNLAKEAYKTVDPNLNVKVIENAQADIVQKLNTSLSSGTTKGLPNIVLIEDYRAQSFLKAYPDAFYDLSGTFNASDFTQYKLAPTSFNGKQYGLPFDTGVAGLYVRTDYLEAAGYTVDDLKNIDWNKYIEIGKKVTEATGKKMLTQDPKDLGLIRMMIQSSGSWYLKNDGTTPNIANNAALKEAFKTYKSILDAGLVKPVSDWSQFVAGFNSGDVASVPTGNWITPSIKAEASQAGKWAVVPFPKLPGVANSVNATNLGGSSWYVLNIPGKEKAADFLAKTFGSNVDFYQTLNKEIGAIGTYKPAYDGDQYKASDDFFGGQHVTADFANWAEQIPQVNYGLHTYAIEDILVVAMQDYLKGKDLDKVLEDAQKQAEEQIK, translated from the coding sequence ATGAAGAAGCGACCGGCACTATTTTTAGTACTGGCACTATTTTTAGTAAGTATGCCGCTTTTGGCTGCGTGTTCTACCGGATCAACAGAAAAAAGTTCCGGGGGAGCAAATGAAACGAACGAAATAACAGTTTGGGCTTGGGATCCCAACTTTAATATCAAAGCGATGAACCTGGCAAAAGAAGCTTATAAGACGGTAGATCCAAATCTAAATGTTAAAGTGATTGAAAACGCACAAGCCGATATTGTTCAAAAGTTAAATACATCTTTAAGTTCCGGCACTACTAAAGGGTTGCCAAATATTGTTCTAATAGAAGATTATCGTGCCCAAAGTTTCCTCAAAGCATATCCTGATGCATTCTATGATTTAAGTGGAACATTTAATGCGAGCGATTTTACTCAATACAAATTAGCTCCAACCAGTTTTAACGGCAAACAGTACGGTCTTCCATTCGATACCGGTGTTGCTGGACTCTATGTAAGAACCGACTATTTGGAAGCAGCAGGGTATACAGTAGATGACTTAAAAAATATTGATTGGAACAAATATATTGAAATAGGTAAGAAAGTTACAGAGGCGACCGGTAAAAAAATGCTAACACAAGATCCCAAGGACCTCGGACTGATTCGCATGATGATACAGTCGAGTGGTTCATGGTATTTAAAGAATGATGGGACTACACCGAACATTGCAAACAACGCTGCGCTAAAGGAAGCATTTAAAACTTATAAATCGATTTTAGATGCAGGCCTTGTAAAGCCTGTATCTGATTGGAGTCAGTTTGTTGCAGGCTTTAATAGTGGTGATGTTGCGTCTGTTCCAACAGGTAACTGGATTACTCCTTCGATCAAAGCGGAAGCATCGCAAGCCGGCAAGTGGGCAGTGGTTCCCTTTCCGAAACTTCCTGGTGTTGCAAATTCCGTCAATGCCACGAACTTAGGTGGCAGCTCATGGTATGTCCTAAATATACCGGGTAAAGAAAAGGCTGCAGATTTCCTTGCAAAAACGTTTGGATCAAATGTTGATTTTTACCAGACTTTAAACAAAGAAATTGGTGCAATTGGTACTTATAAGCCGGCTTATGATGGAGACCAGTACAAAGCTAGCGACGATTTCTTTGGAGGTCAGCATGTAACTGCAGATTTTGCTAATTGGGCTGAACAAATCCCACAAGTAAACTACGGTCTACACACTTACGCAATTGAGGACATTCTGGTAGTTGCTATGCAAGATTACTTGAAAGGTAAAGATCTTGATAAGGTGTTGGAAGACGCTCAAAAGCAAGCTGAAGAGCAAATTAAATAA
- a CDS encoding carbohydrate ABC transporter permease encodes MQFIKADPSIRLAKQKRNPRLKSALIGWAFITLATVMIGLFYFYPMVQALILSFKSGTGVRLQFVGFDNYIRLFKDPVFLTTVKNTVIYLIIQVPIMILLALFLSVLLNTKSLKLKGFFRTAIFLPSVTSLVAYSVIFKYLFSLDGFINNMLIKLAIISEPIQWLTDPFWAKIVIIIAITWRWTGYNMIFFLSGLQNIDESIYEAAKIDGASSFRQFCKITIPMMKPIILFTTITSTIGTLQLFDEVMNITAGGPANATMTISQYIYNLSFKYTPDFGYAATVSYAIVVLIIFFSIIQFKVAGDKND; translated from the coding sequence ATGCAATTTATAAAAGCCGACCCGAGTATCCGTCTAGCAAAGCAGAAGCGAAATCCTCGACTAAAAAGCGCTTTAATTGGATGGGCCTTTATCACCCTTGCAACAGTGATGATTGGCTTATTTTACTTCTACCCTATGGTTCAAGCTTTGATCCTTTCATTTAAATCAGGCACTGGGGTTAGACTTCAATTTGTTGGCTTTGATAATTATATACGATTATTCAAGGATCCGGTTTTTCTGACCACCGTGAAAAATACGGTGATTTATCTTATTATTCAAGTTCCCATTATGATTCTTCTCGCGCTGTTTCTATCTGTTTTATTGAATACGAAATCTTTAAAGCTTAAAGGTTTTTTTCGCACGGCGATCTTTTTGCCGTCGGTTACATCGCTTGTTGCCTATTCGGTGATTTTCAAATATTTGTTTAGCTTGGATGGTTTTATTAACAATATGCTGATAAAGCTGGCGATTATATCCGAACCGATTCAGTGGCTGACGGATCCTTTTTGGGCCAAAATTGTGATTATTATCGCGATTACTTGGCGCTGGACAGGATATAATATGATTTTCTTTCTATCAGGTTTACAAAATATCGATGAATCAATTTACGAAGCTGCAAAAATAGATGGTGCATCATCCTTTCGCCAATTTTGTAAAATAACAATTCCGATGATGAAACCAATCATTTTGTTTACGACGATCACATCAACAATCGGTACTCTTCAATTGTTCGACGAAGTGATGAATATCACCGCAGGCGGACCGGCAAATGCGACCATGACCATATCCCAATATATTTACAATCTCTCTTTCAAATATACGCCTGATTTTGGTTATGCAGCAACGGTCTCTTATGCCATTGTGGTCTTAATTATCTTTTTCTCCATTATTCAGTTCAAAGTAGCGGGTGATAAAAATGACTAA
- a CDS encoding carbohydrate ABC transporter permease, whose product MTNLKHLFSYIVLIIASAISIFPFLWMVVSSTNKSVEVTKGTLLPGSSFMENLNKLIETTNLGTALINSAIISISTTILAILISSLAGYGFEIYKSKAKDTVFNILLLSMMIPFAALMVPLFQMFGTISQIFPAIGIDTPAAVILPTVTTAFLIFFFRQSTKMFPKDILEAGRIDGLTELGLFFRIYVPTMKTSYAAAAIITFMGSWNSYLWPLVILQSPENQTIPLLISNLGSSYSPDYGMIMTAIVIATLPSALIFFIMQKHFVAGMIGSVK is encoded by the coding sequence ATGACTAATTTAAAACATTTGTTCAGTTATATAGTTCTTATTATTGCTTCGGCCATTTCGATTTTTCCATTCTTATGGATGGTTGTTAGTTCAACAAATAAGTCGGTGGAGGTAACGAAGGGAACGTTACTGCCAGGAAGCTCTTTTATGGAAAATTTAAATAAACTAATAGAGACAACGAACCTTGGAACAGCTTTAATCAATTCAGCCATAATTTCCATTTCCACAACTATATTAGCGATACTCATTTCTTCCTTGGCCGGCTATGGATTTGAGATTTATAAAAGCAAAGCGAAGGATACGGTTTTTAATATCCTATTGCTTTCCATGATGATTCCGTTCGCAGCCTTAATGGTGCCTCTATTTCAGATGTTTGGAACGATCTCACAGATATTCCCGGCGATTGGGATCGATACTCCTGCAGCGGTTATTTTACCAACCGTAACAACTGCTTTTCTGATTTTCTTTTTTAGACAAAGTACAAAGATGTTTCCGAAGGATATTCTTGAAGCTGGAAGAATTGATGGTTTAACAGAATTGGGGTTATTTTTTAGAATTTATGTTCCAACGATGAAAACGTCTTATGCTGCGGCGGCAATCATTACATTTATGGGGAGTTGGAATAGTTATTTATGGCCACTCGTTATCCTCCAGTCTCCTGAAAATCAAACGATTCCGTTACTGATCTCCAATCTCGGATCCAGTTACTCACCAGATTATGGAATGATCATGACAGCGATCGTTATTGCAACCTTGCCATCAGCACTCATTTTCTTTATCATGCAAAAGCATTTCGTTGCCGGTATGATAGGTTCAGTAAAATAG
- a CDS encoding glycoside hydrolase family 2 TIM barrel-domain containing protein — translation MVTNPTIQWLSDVNVFAVNRLPAHSDHYYYETMEEARSGLPMRMRHSLNGNWKFNYAVNPSSRPEQFFKQDFDCSNWNNITVPGHIQLQGYGTPQYVNTMYPWDGHNEIRPPEIPMDYNPVGSYVKIFTLPDQMKNKLVYISFQGVESAFYVWLNGEFVGYSEDSFTPAEFDLTPFIKDGENKLAVEVYQFSTGSWLEDQDFWRFSGIFRDVYLYTVPEIHVQDLFVRADLDNTFTKGTLSVDLKFLSTLPTKVVGVLYDAKNNLIASSDGSIDERNGHIFLSLDQPKLWSAENPYLYKLYIQVYNDLGQLVEVVPQKVGFRRFELVDKIMRLNGQRIVFKGVNRHEFNCRRGRAITKEDMLWDIKTLKRHNINAVRTSHYPNQSYWYELCDEYGIYVIDEMNLETHGTWQKMGVVDPAWNIPGNKREWQNIVMDRAISMFERDKNHPSILIWSCGNESYAGEVILNVSRYFKSVDPSRLVHYEGVFHNRDYNEISDMESRMYAKPAEIEEYLTENPEKPYISCEYMHAMGNSLGGMYKYTDLEKKYPMYQGGFIWDYIDQALIKKDRYGKEFLAYGGDFGDRPTDYGFCTNGIVYANRELSPKMQEVKYLYQNLKLIPDKNGVTIINDNLFTDTSDYELEYILYLEGKELYRNQLDVVVAPLSEGRVEFEWPIDFASAVGEYCIHVSFKLKENTLWAEAGYEIAFGQYVFKVEGLVEEVLPEGDLRIVHGDVNIGVHGRDFSILFSKQVGSLISLNYAGKEMISYPPAPLFWRATTDNDRGFSQGFRSGVWLVASLARKCVGVEVQEDKGFVTIIFTYKFSIHEGIEVKVSYSVYPDGSLRVKSMYHGAENLPQMPIFALTFKVPADYDQLEWYALGPDENYSDRNKGARLGIFKNQVSDQLSGYIKPQESGNRTGVRRLSLTNKEGQGIRITSIREPLECNVSPYTAFELENANHHFELPNIHYTVVTVAGKQMGVGGDDSWGAPVHDEYLIKADQNMEFEFMIQRT, via the coding sequence ATGGTAACGAATCCAACAATCCAGTGGCTTTCAGATGTAAATGTATTTGCAGTGAATCGCCTTCCTGCTCATTCAGACCATTATTATTACGAAACAATGGAAGAAGCAAGAAGTGGATTGCCAATGCGTATGCGCCATTCACTGAATGGAAATTGGAAGTTTAACTACGCAGTGAATCCATCCAGCCGTCCAGAACAATTTTTTAAACAAGACTTTGATTGTTCAAATTGGAACAATATAACTGTCCCCGGACATATTCAGCTTCAGGGCTACGGGACGCCTCAGTATGTAAATACGATGTATCCCTGGGATGGGCATAATGAGATTCGTCCCCCAGAAATACCAATGGATTATAATCCTGTAGGAAGTTATGTAAAGATCTTCACTCTGCCTGATCAGATGAAAAATAAGCTGGTATATATCTCATTTCAAGGTGTTGAATCGGCTTTTTATGTTTGGTTAAACGGCGAATTTGTTGGATATAGTGAAGACTCGTTTACTCCAGCAGAGTTTGACCTGACGCCTTTCATTAAAGATGGAGAGAACAAGTTGGCAGTTGAAGTTTATCAATTTAGTACTGGTAGCTGGTTAGAGGATCAAGACTTTTGGCGTTTTTCCGGTATTTTTAGGGATGTATACCTTTATACAGTTCCAGAGATTCATGTTCAAGATCTTTTTGTTAGAGCCGATCTGGACAATACGTTTACAAAAGGGACGCTTTCTGTAGACTTAAAATTTCTATCGACTCTCCCGACAAAAGTTGTAGGTGTTTTGTATGATGCTAAAAATAATTTAATAGCTTCATCGGATGGTTCGATTGATGAACGGAACGGGCATATTTTTCTTTCTTTGGATCAACCAAAGCTATGGAGCGCAGAAAATCCTTACTTGTACAAACTATATATTCAGGTTTACAACGACTTAGGTCAATTGGTAGAAGTGGTCCCACAAAAAGTGGGCTTTAGAAGATTTGAACTTGTAGATAAGATTATGCGCCTTAATGGCCAACGCATTGTGTTCAAAGGTGTGAATCGCCATGAGTTTAATTGTCGCCGTGGTCGGGCTATTACTAAGGAAGATATGCTGTGGGATATTAAAACACTGAAGCGACATAACATTAACGCTGTTCGCACATCCCATTATCCTAATCAAAGCTATTGGTATGAGCTATGTGACGAATACGGAATTTATGTAATCGATGAAATGAATTTGGAAACTCATGGAACATGGCAAAAGATGGGTGTAGTGGATCCTGCATGGAACATACCTGGAAATAAACGGGAGTGGCAAAATATTGTCATGGATCGGGCAATTTCAATGTTTGAACGAGATAAAAATCATCCATCAATATTGATTTGGTCCTGTGGAAATGAATCGTATGCGGGAGAAGTTATTCTGAATGTATCCCGTTACTTTAAATCGGTTGATCCAAGTCGGCTTGTTCATTATGAGGGAGTTTTTCACAACCGTGATTACAATGAAATCAGTGATATGGAAAGCAGAATGTATGCAAAACCTGCAGAAATAGAAGAATATTTAACAGAGAATCCCGAAAAGCCTTATATTAGCTGCGAATATATGCACGCAATGGGGAATTCGCTTGGGGGGATGTATAAATACACGGATCTAGAAAAAAAATATCCGATGTATCAAGGCGGTTTTATCTGGGATTATATCGATCAGGCGTTGATCAAAAAGGACCGTTATGGTAAAGAATTTTTAGCATATGGCGGTGACTTCGGCGATCGTCCTACCGATTATGGTTTCTGCACAAATGGAATTGTCTATGCAAATCGTGAGCTTTCGCCAAAGATGCAGGAAGTAAAATATTTATACCAAAACCTTAAATTAATACCAGATAAAAACGGAGTTACGATTATAAACGATAACCTTTTCACAGATACTTCGGATTATGAGTTGGAATACATCCTTTACCTTGAAGGGAAAGAGCTTTATCGTAATCAACTTGATGTGGTGGTAGCACCTTTGAGCGAAGGCCGGGTAGAATTTGAGTGGCCAATTGATTTTGCAAGTGCTGTGGGCGAATATTGTATCCATGTCTCCTTCAAGTTAAAAGAAAACACACTTTGGGCGGAGGCGGGTTATGAAATTGCATTTGGACAATATGTGTTTAAAGTGGAAGGTTTAGTGGAGGAAGTTCTTCCGGAAGGTGATTTGAGGATTGTCCATGGTGATGTGAATATAGGTGTACATGGGCGGGATTTTTCGATCCTGTTCTCGAAGCAGGTGGGTAGCCTGATTTCTCTAAATTATGCCGGAAAAGAAATGATTTCATATCCTCCTGCACCGTTGTTCTGGAGAGCTACAACCGATAATGACAGAGGATTTTCACAAGGCTTCCGTTCCGGAGTGTGGCTTGTGGCAAGTTTAGCGCGCAAATGTGTCGGAGTAGAAGTTCAAGAAGATAAGGGATTTGTTACAATCATCTTTACGTATAAATTTTCTATACATGAAGGGATCGAGGTGAAGGTTTCGTATTCGGTATATCCAGATGGCAGCCTTCGAGTGAAATCGATGTATCACGGAGCGGAGAATCTCCCTCAAATGCCTATTTTTGCTTTAACTTTTAAAGTCCCGGCGGATTATGACCAACTAGAATGGTATGCATTGGGACCTGATGAAAATTATTCAGATCGAAACAAAGGTGCAAGACTAGGAATCTTTAAAAATCAAGTCTCTGATCAATTATCAGGTTATATTAAGCCACAGGAATCGGGTAATCGAACAGGAGTACGTCGTCTTAGTCTAACAAATAAAGAGGGTCAGGGAATTAGAATTACTTCGATCAGAGAACCGTTAGAGTGCAATGTTTCACCATATACAGCATTTGAGCTTGAAAATGCGAATCACCATTTTGAGCTTCCGAATATTCATTATACAGTTGTGACAGTGGCGGGTAAGCAAATGGGCGTCGGCGGAGATGACAGCTGGGGTGCGCCAGTACACGACGAGTACCTAATTAAAGCAGATCAAAATATGGAATTTGAGTTCATGATTCAACGAACTTAG